One Falsarthrobacter nasiphocae DNA segment encodes these proteins:
- a CDS encoding PaaI family thioesterase, whose product MSEHDVWTIQLGELDRRMGVEVIEESVEKVVTRMPVEGNRQSFGLLHGGAMVALGEATGSWAAVKHASTMGKVCVGVDISATHHRGARDGYVTATARPLSLGRTLCSHEVILTDDDGRRLCTVRITNLVTPPAGE is encoded by the coding sequence ATGAGCGAGCACGACGTCTGGACTATTCAGCTTGGGGAGCTGGACCGCCGCATGGGCGTGGAGGTCATTGAGGAGTCCGTGGAGAAGGTCGTGACACGGATGCCGGTGGAGGGGAACAGGCAGTCGTTCGGGCTCCTTCACGGCGGGGCGATGGTGGCGCTCGGCGAGGCCACGGGCTCGTGGGCTGCGGTCAAGCACGCCTCCACGATGGGCAAGGTGTGCGTGGGCGTGGACATCAGCGCCACCCACCACCGCGGCGCCCGGGACGGGTACGTCACTGCGACGGCGCGGCCACTGTCCCTGGGGCGCACGCTGTGCTCCCACGAGGTCATCCTCACCGACGACGACGGGCGCCGACTCTGCACCGTGCGCATCACGAACCTCGTCACGCCCCCGGCGGGCGAGTAG
- a CDS encoding enoyl-CoA hydratase/isomerase family protein — protein MTAPLDRAEFEAIEVTRGDFVRVRLNRPEVRNAIDQRMVDELHAVCAEVERDPRVVVISGSPPAVGADGRERKGVFASGADIRQLRERRRDDALAGINSGIFERINALPMPVIAALDGYCLGGGAELAYAADLRIGTPDVRIGNPEPGLGILAAAGASWRLKELIGEARALEILLAGRVVDGETALAWGLITRLVPSAELEAAAAEMAAAICAQDPLAIKLTKEVFRAPREAHPLADRLAQATLFESPAKFERMSAFLERKSTR, from the coding sequence GTGACCGCCCCCCTGGACCGCGCCGAGTTCGAGGCCATCGAGGTCACTCGTGGGGACTTCGTCCGCGTCCGCCTCAACCGGCCCGAGGTCCGCAACGCCATCGACCAGCGCATGGTGGACGAGCTTCACGCGGTCTGCGCTGAGGTGGAACGGGACCCGCGCGTCGTCGTCATCTCAGGAAGCCCGCCGGCCGTGGGGGCCGATGGACGCGAGCGGAAGGGAGTGTTCGCGTCTGGCGCGGACATCCGGCAGCTGCGCGAGCGGAGGCGGGATGACGCGCTGGCCGGCATCAACTCGGGGATCTTCGAGCGGATCAACGCGCTGCCCATGCCCGTCATCGCGGCGCTGGACGGGTACTGCCTCGGCGGCGGGGCGGAGCTCGCGTACGCGGCGGACCTGCGGATCGGGACGCCGGACGTTCGGATCGGCAACCCGGAGCCGGGGCTGGGCATCCTCGCGGCTGCGGGCGCGTCGTGGCGGCTCAAGGAGCTCATCGGCGAGGCCCGGGCGCTCGAGATCCTGTTGGCGGGGCGCGTCGTGGACGGCGAGACCGCGCTGGCGTGGGGGCTCATCACGCGGCTTGTGCCGAGTGCGGAGCTCGAGGCCGCGGCAGCCGAGATGGCCGCGGCGATCTGCGCTCAGGACCCCCTGGCCATCAAGCTCACCAAGGAGGTCTTCCGGGCGCCGCGGGAGGCCCACCCGCTGGCCGACCGTCTCGCGCAGGCCACCCTCTTTGAATCCCCGGCGAAGTTCGAGCGCATGAGCGCGTTCCTCGAAAGGAAGTCCACACGATGA
- a CDS encoding MerR family transcriptional regulator gives MEWPIRDVARATGLSSRALRHYEQIGLLHPSRTAANGYRFYGDAEIAQIYRILSLRALGLPLETIRQTADDELALPDAMESHLALLKESLEMLTSKIANVERTLNALRKCASMSIDDVFSGSHGDSHESEVRNRWGNAAWEHSARRRASMSDAELARDDKTSRDVNASLRRAAEEGADPSGTRFQAAVTAHHQWVTEQWGGRSPTAESYAGLAAMYAADPRFAVVYGGEEMATSIRDAILVWIPENLE, from the coding sequence ATGGAATGGCCTATTCGAGACGTTGCCAGGGCTACCGGGCTGTCAAGCCGCGCCTTGCGCCATTACGAGCAGATAGGCCTCCTGCATCCGTCCCGCACCGCAGCAAACGGATACCGCTTTTATGGGGATGCCGAGATCGCACAGATCTACCGCATTCTTTCCCTGCGGGCTCTGGGCCTTCCCTTGGAGACAATTCGCCAAACGGCCGACGACGAGCTGGCGCTCCCAGACGCCATGGAAAGTCATTTGGCTCTTCTCAAGGAGAGCCTCGAGATGTTGACAAGCAAGATCGCAAATGTCGAGCGCACTCTCAATGCGCTTAGGAAATGTGCCTCTATGTCTATTGATGATGTTTTTTCCGGCAGCCACGGCGACAGCCACGAATCGGAGGTGCGAAACCGATGGGGAAATGCCGCTTGGGAACACAGCGCGCGTCGACGTGCCTCAATGAGCGACGCTGAGCTGGCCCGTGACGACAAGACAAGCCGCGATGTGAACGCTTCTCTGCGAAGAGCCGCAGAGGAGGGCGCCGACCCCTCAGGCACCCGTTTTCAGGCTGCCGTCACGGCGCATCATCAGTGGGTCACGGAGCAGTGGGGAGGGCGAAGTCCCACCGCCGAGTCATATGCAGGTCTTGCCGCAATGTACGCGGCAGATCCGCGCTTCGCCGTCGTCTACGGCGGGGAAGAGATGGCCACTAGCATCCGTGACGCAATCCTGGTCTGGATCCCAGAGAACCTGGAGTAG
- a CDS encoding 3-hydroxyacyl-CoA dehydrogenase family protein — protein sequence MTEQETGSQAGPGSAGPESAQPVALAGSGPQAGGGVPSRVGVLGGGRMGAGIAHAFLVKGARVSVVERDDDAAEAARGRVLAAIEASHTRGLLAGDPSEAASRLSVGADAALFGGCELVIEAVPEDIKLKTDSLRRIEDAVGEGAWIGTNTSSLSVTDLAEALRRPERLIGLHFFNPVPASTLVEVVVAGRTAPELTEAARAWVEGLGKTAVVVRDAPGFASSRLGVAIALEAMRMVEEGVASAEDIDAAMVLGYKHPVGPLKTTDIVGLDVRLGIAEYLAQTLGERFEPPAILREKVARGELGRKSGKGFYDW from the coding sequence ATGACTGAGCAGGAGACGGGTTCGCAGGCGGGGCCGGGGTCGGCTGGCCCGGAGTCGGCCCAGCCAGTAGCGCTCGCGGGCTCGGGCCCGCAGGCGGGGGGCGGCGTCCCTTCGCGCGTCGGTGTCCTCGGGGGCGGGCGCATGGGGGCGGGGATCGCTCACGCGTTCCTCGTGAAGGGCGCGCGCGTGAGCGTCGTTGAGCGGGACGACGACGCCGCAGAGGCCGCCCGGGGCCGCGTCCTTGCGGCCATCGAGGCATCTCACACCCGGGGGCTGCTGGCGGGGGACCCGTCCGAGGCGGCCTCCCGGCTCTCCGTGGGCGCGGATGCCGCGCTGTTCGGCGGGTGCGAGCTCGTCATCGAGGCTGTGCCCGAGGACATCAAGCTCAAGACGGATTCGCTGCGCCGGATCGAGGACGCCGTGGGGGAGGGGGCCTGGATCGGGACCAACACGTCCTCGCTCTCCGTCACGGACCTGGCTGAGGCGCTCCGGCGGCCCGAGCGGCTCATCGGCCTGCACTTCTTCAACCCCGTGCCGGCGTCCACGCTCGTGGAAGTGGTTGTGGCGGGCCGCACCGCGCCGGAGCTGACGGAGGCCGCGCGTGCGTGGGTCGAGGGGCTCGGGAAGACCGCCGTCGTCGTTCGCGATGCCCCCGGGTTCGCGAGTTCCCGGCTCGGGGTGGCCATCGCACTGGAGGCGATGCGGATGGTCGAGGAGGGCGTGGCAAGCGCGGAGGACATCGACGCGGCGATGGTCCTGGGCTACAAGCACCCGGTGGGGCCGCTCAAGACCACGGACATCGTGGGGCTGGACGTGCGGCTGGGAATCGCGGAGTACCTTGCGCAGACGCTGGGCGAGCGGTTTGAGCCCCCGGCCATCCTGCGCGAGAAGGTGGCGCGCGGCGAGCTGGGGCGCAAGTCCGGCAAGGGGTTCTACGACTGGTGA
- a CDS encoding sunset domain-containing protein → MRTALPARLSARVSAAAALALIPAALVASAPAASAATAMATRPASFTASAKSVPITSTVTFKAQAQQLRAKTWRATPGATATVWFDQDGAKANTAMRTIKADAKGNFSTSFSASASGVWTIRLAPTATLQASTSAPIRVNVTIPASTRPASGSWNCPSWAPIKGNASSHIYHVPGGRYYAKTKPEICFSSPAAAVRAGYRASKA, encoded by the coding sequence ATGCGCACCGCCCTGCCCGCCCGTCTTTCTGCACGCGTTTCCGCCGCAGCCGCCCTGGCTCTCATCCCCGCCGCTCTCGTCGCCTCGGCGCCGGCCGCTTCGGCAGCCACGGCCATGGCCACCCGCCCAGCGTCCTTCACCGCCAGTGCCAAGTCCGTGCCCATCACGTCAACCGTGACCTTCAAGGCCCAGGCCCAGCAGCTGCGGGCCAAGACGTGGCGCGCCACGCCCGGCGCCACGGCCACCGTGTGGTTCGACCAGGACGGCGCCAAGGCCAACACCGCCATGCGCACCATCAAGGCGGACGCCAAGGGCAACTTCTCCACCTCGTTCTCCGCGTCCGCGAGCGGGGTGTGGACCATTAGGCTCGCCCCGACGGCCACCCTCCAGGCCAGCACCTCGGCGCCGATCCGCGTCAACGTCACCATCCCTGCGTCCACGCGCCCCGCATCCGGGAGCTGGAACTGCCCGAGCTGGGCGCCCATCAAGGGCAACGCGAGCAGCCACATCTACCACGTGCCGGGCGGCCGCTACTACGCCAAGACCAAGCCGGAGATCTGCTTCTCCTCCCCCGCGGCGGCCGTCCGGGCCGGATACCGCGCCTCCAAGGCCTGA
- a CDS encoding VOC family protein, producing the protein MTTRETDTHTGPVIDRSIYAMPMFASLIVRDLAAAEQLYAAAGFVTLASIPDHEGAPAVLHLRREKYQDILLVKGTPSPGSTTVSFAASDVDLVSVAEHLRSAGADVAGPAPTPWFSTDLTFTDTDGNTVTLTAPRTAEKDAAQEWVHDRVTGDFELVPETRHGAE; encoded by the coding sequence ATGACCACACGCGAGACCGACACCCACACAGGGCCTGTAATCGACCGCTCCATCTATGCCATGCCCATGTTCGCCAGCCTCATCGTCCGCGATCTGGCTGCGGCCGAGCAGCTCTACGCAGCAGCCGGATTTGTCACTCTGGCCAGCATCCCGGACCACGAAGGCGCTCCGGCCGTCCTCCACCTGCGCCGCGAAAAGTATCAAGACATTCTCCTCGTCAAGGGGACCCCCTCTCCCGGGTCCACGACCGTTTCATTTGCGGCCTCCGACGTGGACCTCGTTTCGGTGGCCGAGCACCTTCGTTCCGCAGGGGCAGATGTCGCTGGCCCTGCTCCCACGCCCTGGTTCTCTACCGACCTCACATTCACAGACACAGACGGAAATACCGTGACGCTGACCGCGCCCCGGACCGCAGAGAAAGACGCGGCCCAGGAGTGGGTTCACGACCGCGTCACGGGAGACTTCGAACTGGTGCCCGAAACTCGCCACGGCGCAGAATAG
- a CDS encoding helix-turn-helix domain-containing protein: MATTSMTVQKQLREDLNAFLADPARQNALSQEDADAFRELLSVLQTSRRAVIFPSDKSLTTGEAAAALGVSRMTVVRLIDRGALRASTEGTHRRITALELQRYREDREARQLAALHTLGEDITDDTPPDRVIKTR, from the coding sequence ATGGCTACGACGTCGATGACCGTTCAGAAGCAGCTACGCGAAGACCTCAATGCGTTCCTCGCCGACCCTGCTCGTCAGAATGCCCTCTCCCAGGAGGACGCAGACGCCTTCCGGGAGCTGCTGTCCGTTCTTCAAACCAGCCGACGAGCCGTCATCTTTCCCTCCGATAAATCCCTGACCACGGGTGAGGCCGCCGCCGCCCTCGGGGTGAGCAGAATGACGGTGGTTCGCCTTATCGATCGTGGCGCTCTTCGCGCCAGCACAGAGGGAACCCACCGCAGGATCACCGCCCTAGAGCTTCAGCGCTACCGAGAGGACAGGGAGGCTCGTCAATTGGCGGCGCTTCACACCCTCGGCGAGGACATCACGGATGACACACCACCGGACCGAGTCATCAAGACGCGCTAG
- a CDS encoding thiolase family protein, whose amino-acid sequence MSDAYLVSGVRTPVGRYGGALSSVRPDDLAALTIAELLRRTGLPSEAVDEVILGNANGAGEENRNVARMAWLLAGGDESVPGITVNRLCASGMSAIAMAAQMVRSGDADVVIAGGVESMSRAPWVQAKPTAAFAKPGEQFDTSIGWRFVNERFAPGGELDRDGKMTYSMPETAEEVARVYGVSREDCDAFAVRSHERALAAIAEGRFADEIVSVTVRGRKSETVVSEDEGPRPGTTTEVLSKLRPVVAGGSVVTAGNASSLNDGASAILVVSESAAERYGLRKRARVLASASAGVAPEVMGIGPVPATRKALEKAGVTVGDLGAVELNEAFASQALASMRELGLDEGIVNADGGAIALGHPLGSSGSRIVITLLGRMERELAGAERPLGLATMCIGVGQGSAIVLEGVK is encoded by the coding sequence ATGTCAGACGCCTATCTCGTGTCCGGTGTACGCACGCCGGTTGGCCGCTACGGCGGCGCGCTCTCCAGCGTCCGCCCCGACGACCTGGCAGCCCTGACCATCGCCGAGCTCCTCCGCCGCACGGGCCTGCCCAGCGAGGCCGTGGATGAGGTCATTCTCGGCAACGCCAACGGCGCCGGTGAGGAGAACCGCAACGTGGCTCGCATGGCCTGGCTCCTCGCCGGGGGAGACGAATCCGTCCCGGGCATCACCGTCAACCGTCTCTGCGCCTCAGGCATGTCGGCGATCGCGATGGCAGCGCAGATGGTGCGCAGCGGCGACGCCGACGTCGTCATTGCAGGCGGAGTGGAGTCCATGTCCCGCGCCCCCTGGGTCCAGGCCAAGCCCACCGCGGCGTTCGCGAAGCCAGGCGAGCAGTTCGACACGTCGATCGGCTGGCGGTTCGTCAACGAGCGCTTCGCGCCGGGCGGGGAGCTCGACCGCGACGGCAAGATGACGTACTCCATGCCGGAGACGGCCGAGGAAGTCGCCCGCGTCTATGGCGTCAGCCGCGAGGACTGCGACGCCTTCGCGGTGCGTTCCCACGAGCGCGCCCTCGCGGCGATCGCCGAGGGGCGCTTCGCGGACGAGATCGTCAGCGTCACCGTGCGCGGGCGGAAGTCGGAGACCGTCGTCTCCGAGGATGAGGGCCCGCGGCCCGGAACGACGACGGAGGTGCTGTCGAAGCTCCGCCCCGTCGTCGCGGGCGGCAGCGTGGTCACGGCGGGCAACGCGTCCAGCCTCAACGACGGTGCGAGCGCCATTCTTGTTGTCTCTGAGTCCGCCGCCGAGCGGTACGGCCTGAGGAAGCGAGCGCGCGTGCTCGCCTCCGCCAGCGCGGGCGTGGCCCCCGAGGTCATGGGGATCGGCCCGGTGCCGGCCACGCGCAAGGCCCTGGAGAAGGCGGGCGTCACGGTCGGGGACCTCGGCGCGGTGGAGCTCAACGAGGCGTTCGCGTCCCAGGCCCTCGCGAGCATGCGGGAGTTGGGCCTGGATGAGGGGATCGTCAATGCCGACGGCGGGGCTATCGCCCTCGGGCACCCGCTCGGCTCCTCGGGCTCGCGCATTGTCATCACCCTGCTCGGCCGCATGGAGCGGGAGCTCGCCGGCGCGGAGAGGCCGCTGGGGCTGGCCACGATGTGCATCGGCGTGGGTCAGGGCAGCGCGATCGTCCTCGAGGGCGTCAAGTGA